One window from the genome of Acidobacteriota bacterium encodes:
- a CDS encoding RHS repeat-associated core domain-containing protein, protein MGRVRFLIWLLFLSAGWLAAWPQGDFTDSIAQYEYYPDGLTKTLTYANGVVSRYEYYDNAWLRSLECRTATGELVSRYEYDYDPNGNRTEMREWNATPARRATDPMWAAVPSITRYGYDRLDRLVWVEYHPADAGAPYRRVEYTYDLVGNRLREVAREHAPDGTVLRLVKDRCFRYSRFHRLEAVTDALAPERGTRYLYDAAGNTVARITGVIGPDGGIVPGTEQSRLVFDWDAAARLRRVRQLTLTPDGGTTEELLAEFRYDYRGRRIAADSRFMALGGDPMPTETRLYVYDEEAVLAEYGFSPDGRTPYKSRQYLYGNELLAVELYAPPEAGKAPGDGRPATGFEPSSASQPSTAAGTLAPSGSVFPTRVPSTRPRGQLLPGSSDARMITEEDQFYNRSSHPAETASTFPPPSSSLSLPSSRFPSPVSRSAFGVQRSTFDVRSASPVTGLLFYHLDALGSTVNLTAADGAVAEAYLYDAWGNYRELDVPAGTPGLTASTPGPLAGSPGLPAPGQMAFRTGSGSGEPGLRAAADTLVIDPDLDENGLYCWATYLAYIQGAFSPSPESPASSPADSNRLTYTGHEFDPATGLYYFKARFYDPEIGRFLSEDPYLGDAATPPSLHRFLYAYSNPLRYVDLTGYQNLSAEEILQRKLQASRTFERLADLKNPSAAGDAAKRLPAAAGRAIFSSEVYKTAVEELLAELETGAQNPGSFIDGLVTGTILLPEQIGDRIKEQLPTYRETLIRWDNLQDDERNEFVQGLANRGWINVTKAGIIVTVTHQARIVVESSGRVVRERLNAEVPKGVLGEKRESHLAEQATSSGQAGRTVQNQARSTAEAGMHNSGEWARKLGGLTTADSENFGVNLRGSKSMNGRWNRLIVGSQKGFSRIWYS, encoded by the coding sequence ATGGGGAGAGTGCGATTTCTCATCTGGCTCCTATTCCTGTCTGCCGGGTGGCTGGCCGCATGGCCCCAGGGAGACTTTACTGACTCCATTGCTCAGTACGAGTACTACCCGGACGGACTGACCAAGACCCTGACGTACGCCAACGGTGTCGTTTCCCGCTACGAATACTACGACAACGCCTGGTTGCGCAGCCTGGAGTGCCGCACCGCAACGGGAGAACTGGTCAGCCGCTACGAGTACGACTACGATCCCAACGGCAACCGCACCGAGATGCGGGAGTGGAACGCCACCCCCGCCCGGCGCGCCACCGACCCGATGTGGGCCGCCGTTCCGTCTATCACCCGGTACGGCTACGACCGGCTCGACCGCCTGGTCTGGGTTGAGTACCATCCGGCGGATGCCGGCGCCCCCTACCGGCGTGTGGAATACACCTATGACCTGGTCGGCAACCGCCTGCGGGAAGTCGCCCGGGAGCATGCGCCGGACGGAACCGTCTTGCGCCTCGTGAAGGACCGGTGCTTCCGCTACAGCCGCTTCCACCGCCTGGAGGCGGTGACGGATGCACTGGCGCCGGAGCGCGGCACCCGCTACCTCTACGACGCCGCCGGCAACACGGTGGCCCGGATCACCGGCGTCATCGGCCCCGACGGCGGGATCGTCCCCGGCACGGAGCAGTCCCGCCTGGTCTTCGACTGGGACGCCGCCGCTAGGCTGCGCCGGGTGCGGCAGCTCACGCTCACACCCGACGGGGGGACGACCGAAGAGCTCCTGGCCGAGTTTCGCTACGACTACCGCGGCCGCCGCATCGCCGCCGACAGCCGCTTCATGGCTCTGGGCGGCGACCCCATGCCGACAGAGACCCGCCTCTACGTCTACGACGAGGAGGCGGTCCTGGCCGAATACGGCTTCAGTCCGGATGGGCGCACTCCCTACAAGTCCCGCCAGTACCTGTACGGCAACGAGCTTCTGGCGGTGGAACTGTACGCCCCGCCGGAAGCCGGGAAGGCGCCCGGTGACGGGCGACCGGCGACCGGCTTCGAGCCATCCTCCGCCAGCCAGCCGTCGACCGCAGCAGGCACTCTTGCTCCGAGTGGGAGTGTCTTCCCCACTCGAGTTCCTTCCACGAGGCCGCGCGGGCAACTCCTCCCCGGCTCGTCGGACGCCCGGATGATCACGGAAGAGGATCAGTTCTACAACCGCTCGTCTCATCCGGCGGAAACTGCCTCTACATTCCCGCCGCCTTCCTCTTCGCTGTCCCTTCCTTCCTCCCGTTTCCCGTCTCCCGTCTCCCGTTCCGCGTTCGGCGTTCAACGTTCGACGTTCGACGTTCGTTCTGCTTCTCCCGTCACCGGTCTGCTCTTCTACCACCTCGACGCCCTCGGCTCCACCGTCAACCTGACCGCCGCCGACGGCGCCGTCGCCGAGGCGTACCTCTATGACGCCTGGGGCAACTACCGCGAGCTGGACGTGCCAGCGGGCACTCCTGGTCTGACGGCAAGTACTCCGGGTCCATTGGCAGGTAGTCCGGGTCTGCCAGCCCCGGGACAAATGGCTTTCAGAACGGGTTCCGGGTCCGGCGAACCCGGACTGCGGGCCGCCGCCGATACCCTGGTCATCGATCCCGACCTGGACGAGAACGGCCTTTACTGCTGGGCCACCTACCTGGCCTACATCCAGGGCGCTTTCTCCCCGAGCCCCGAGTCCCCAGCCTCGAGCCCCGCGGATTCCAACCGCCTCACTTACACCGGCCACGAGTTCGATCCCGCCACCGGTCTGTACTACTTCAAGGCGCGCTTCTACGATCCCGAGATCGGCCGCTTCCTGTCCGAGGATCCCTACCTCGGTGATGCCGCCACTCCGCCCAGCCTCCACCGGTTCCTATATGCCTACTCCAATCCTCTTCGATACGTCGACTTGACTGGATACCAAAATCTGTCCGCGGAAGAGATCCTCCAGCGAAAATTGCAGGCGAGCAGGACATTCGAGCGGCTGGCGGACCTGAAAAACCCATCCGCTGCCGGTGATGCGGCGAAACGCCTGCCGGCCGCCGCCGGACGAGCCATTTTCAGCTCTGAGGTGTACAAGACCGCCGTCGAGGAGTTGCTCGCCGAACTGGAAACCGGCGCACAGAATCCCGGAAGCTTCATCGATGGTCTCGTGACCGGCACCATCCTGCTTCCGGAACAGATTGGCGATCGGATCAAGGAACAATTGCCCACCTATCGCGAGACCCTGATCCGCTGGGACAATTTGCAGGACGACGAACGCAATGAGTTTGTCCAGGGCTTGGCCAACCGAGGGTGGATCAACGTCACCAAGGCTGGCATCATCGTGACGGTCACTCACCAAGCCCGGATCGTGGTGGAATCCAGCGGTCGCGTAGTGAGAGAACGACTAAATGCCGAAGTGCCGAAGGGTGTACTCGGGGAAAAACGGGAGTCACACCTCGCAGAACAAGCAACATCTTCAGGTCAAGCTGGAAGGACGGTACAAAACCAAGCTCGGTCAACAGCAGAAGCGGGTATGCACAATTCTGGAGAATGGGCGAGAAAACTGGGCGGGCTTACGACCGCAGATTCAGAGAATTTTGGCGTAAATTTGAGGGGCAGCAAGTCGATGAATGGCAGGTGGAATCGGTTAATCGTAGGCTCGCAAAAGGGGTTCAGCCGGATTTGGTACTCGTGA
- a CDS encoding SMI1/KNR4 family protein: protein MGSSREREWYFIRKLRSHEQPERRQRIEIQVLDDAGKAEAVGYIDEETDSLEINGVVIPWEILQVAQSKDYGQGDYVDSEGNSIEPFKLMGLEELIAKRLHAGPAPESVIWEAEKSLGVVFPPSYRRFLMKFGAALGEGFELAGLFEQGGEDEPPQWNHVVSQTLRLRRASHHQLPPSLIAVLGDGEDHVYYIDTTRRRADGESPVVAIGPGTDNVVIADNFSVFVIRIHKGRIAF, encoded by the coding sequence ATGGGCAGTAGTCGGGAAAGAGAGTGGTATTTCATCAGAAAGCTTCGCTCACATGAACAGCCCGAACGGAGGCAGAGGATTGAAATCCAGGTTTTGGATGATGCTGGAAAAGCTGAAGCTGTTGGTTATATCGATGAGGAGACAGATTCCCTGGAAATAAACGGCGTCGTCATCCCCTGGGAAATTCTTCAAGTGGCACAATCAAAAGATTATGGCCAAGGAGATTACGTTGATTCTGAAGGGAACAGCATCGAGCCCTTTAAGCTTATGGGATTGGAAGAACTTATCGCGAAACGACTGCATGCCGGCCCTGCCCCGGAATCCGTTATCTGGGAGGCCGAGAAATCGCTGGGTGTCGTATTTCCACCCAGCTATCGGCGGTTCTTGATGAAATTTGGGGCTGCGCTTGGTGAAGGATTTGAGTTGGCGGGATTGTTTGAACAGGGTGGCGAGGATGAACCTCCTCAATGGAATCATGTGGTGAGCCAGACTCTCCGCCTGCGCCGGGCTTCCCATCATCAGCTTCCTCCCAGTCTGATCGCCGTGTTGGGTGATGGCGAGGATCATGTCTATTACATCGACACGACCCGGCGCCGGGCCGATGGTGAATCCCCCGTTGTCGCAATCGGTCCTGGTACGGACAATGTTGTCATCGCTGATAACTTCTCGGTCTTTGTGATCCGGATCCATAAGGGGAGAATCGCCTTTTGA